CGTGAGATAAGAAATCAACTCCCAGGCTTCGACTTTGTGCTGTGCTTGCTTATTCATAACGTAAGCAACTGTAAAGACCATCGTGCCTTTTTTATCATTAATAGTAGGTACTTGTGCGGTAGCAAACTCTACTTGGGGAAAGGTTTCAGTTAGATAGGGAATTGCCCAATTACCCTCAATCACCATTGCCACTTTACTTTGACCAAACATTTCACTACCTGAGTTTGTCCCCACATCCGATTTTTGGGCAGAGGAGCGGTCTTTTTGATACTGGTTTACCACCAACTCTAAACCCTGTAAACCCGTCTCACTGGCAAAGGTAGCATAACTATTTTGATCGGTGAGTTGTCCACCAAAGGCTTTAATTTTATAAGCCTGACGCGCCAATTCTGGAATTTCCCCAAACCCATATTTGTTAAGTTTGCCTGTCAATTGTTTCGAGTAGTTACGTAATTCCTCCCAAGTTGCTGGCGGACTACTCAAGCCGGCGGCGGCGAAGGCTTTTTTGTTATAAAACAGAGCCAAGGTTGAATAGTCTTTAGGAAGACCGTAAATCTGATTTTGGTATTTGAAACTGCCGAGTAAGGTATCCTCAAAGTCTGCTAGGTCAAATTTGGGGGTGATATAAGCATCTAACGGTTCTAAGACATTTTGACTCATCAAGAAAGGAGCTTCCAGCGCATCCAGATAAAAGACATCAGGTGCGGCTTCTCCAACCAAACGAGTTTTAATTACATCCATGTATTGGTCGGAAATTACCTCATATTTGACCTTAATAGCTGGATTTTGTGCTTCAAAGTCTTGCAGCACTTGTCTCAAGAGTTTTTGCTCAACGGGAGATCCTCCCCAACCACTGAGTTTGATGGTGACTGCGGTAGATGGTAACGGGTTGCTTGGCAATTGTAGACTTTGACAAGCAATAATAGCGATCGCTATTACCAATCCCCAAAAATTAAATAATCTTTTCTTGCTCACAGATGATCGCAATCTCTTTCTTATTACTTATACCCTCTGTTGCTAAGGAGTGAAATTTTACTTATTTAAAATTCTTGTTGAAAATTGCAAGCTAAAATGACGAAAAATTATCAGCAACGCTAATTAATTCCTCTGCAACCGGATTTATCCAGGGTACTTCACCCATAAACATAGATTATGGATTCTGTTCAGGTTGAAACAACTGCACCATTGACTCTAGAAATTGCCCAGATTGCCTCACCATCAATAGCAATCTCTCCAAATTCTCGAATTCCTAAGGATAGTATTCGCACTAGTTTAAAAGCATCCACTGCGGATTCTGTCTTAGCATCGGTTTATTCTCTTGGAACTAGTGGCATTTTACTCAGCAATTTATTGGTGGAATTGGGTGCTAGTCCAGTGGTATTTGGGATGTTGTCTTCTATCCCGATGTTGGTCAATCTTATTCAGCCTTTGGGTGCTTACTTGTCGGAACGCAGCACCAGCCGTTTTCAATATTCGCTTCGGACGCACGGAATTGGT
This Nostoc sp. C052 DNA region includes the following protein-coding sequences:
- a CDS encoding ABC transporter substrate-binding protein, whose translation is MSKKRLFNFWGLVIAIAIIACQSLQLPSNPLPSTAVTIKLSGWGGSPVEQKLLRQVLQDFEAQNPAIKVKYEVISDQYMDVIKTRLVGEAAPDVFYLDALEAPFLMSQNVLEPLDAYITPKFDLADFEDTLLGSFKYQNQIYGLPKDYSTLALFYNKKAFAAAGLSSPPATWEELRNYSKQLTGKLNKYGFGEIPELARQAYKIKAFGGQLTDQNSYATFASETGLQGLELVVNQYQKDRSSAQKSDVGTNSGSEMFGQSKVAMVIEGNWAIPYLTETFPQVEFATAQVPTINDKKGTMVFTVAYVMNKQAQHKVEAWELISYLTGKEGMQKWTGTGFALPTRKSVAKNLGYEQDPLRSPLVAGVNYATPWQVGKYPGAIVNNFDNQFVSALLGQQALKQAMLKAENEANQQIKAME